AACTTAAAAGATTCTTTAGAAGCTGAACCTCGTCTGCGCGAATTGATGGAAATGAATCCTACTGTGGGCACCATGATGGATTTAGCTCAACGTGTGGAAGGTATGGTCCGCAATGCCGGTATCCATGCCGCCGGGGTTATCATCGCCGATGGGCAACTTGTACGCCATGCACCTCTTTACCAAGGGGCTGAGGGCGAGCAAGTAGTTCAGTACGATATGAAGCATGCCGAAAAGATTGGTCTGATTAAGTTCGACTTCTTGGGATTAAAAACTCTGACTCATATCAATCATGCTTTAAAACTGATTGAAAAAAATCGTGGCAAAGTAATTAAAGCCCACGAAATCCCGATGACGGATGCTGCCACTTTCGAAATGATGTCCCGCGGGGATACCGCTGGGGTGTTCCAGTTCGAGGGTGAAGGTATCACCGATGCCACTAGAAAAATCCGTCCATCAAGTTTTGCAGATATCACCGCGATCACTTCACTTTATCGCCCAGGTCCGATGGCGAATATTCCTGACTTTACTGATCGTAAGCACGGAAAAGCACCAGTTGAATATCTTCTAGATGATACCAAAGAAGTCTTATCAGAGACCTACGGTATCATGGTCTACCAAGAACAGGTTATGGGTATCGCCTCTAAGATCGCTGGTTATTCGTTAGGTGAAGCGGACATGCTTCGTCGTGCGATGGGTAAAAAGATCAAAGAGGAAATGGATCAGCACCGTGAAAGATTCATGAAGGGTGCGGTTGAACGGGGGCACAACAAAGAAAAATCATCGGATCTATTTGATCTGATGTATAAGTTTGCCGACTACGGTTTTAATAAATCCCATGCCGCTGCCTATTCGGTTGTTACTTTGCAGACCGCTTGGATTAAGTGTCACTATCCAGTCGAATTCTTCGCAGCCCTTTTATCAACGGAGTTATCTGATACAGATAAAATCGTTAAGTATTCTAAAGACGCAGCGAAAAGAGGCTTGGTTGTAAAACCTCCCCATGTGAACTTCTCTGATTATCTTTTTGAAGCCCATGGCGACGAAATTTATTTCGGTTTAGGTGGTATCAAAGGTGTGGGGGAAAATGCGGTTCAAGCGATTATTGAAGCTCGCAACAGCCTGCCTGATAAAAAGTTTAACTCGTTAGATGAATTCTTTAATACGGTGGATTTACGTCGTGTGAATAAGAAGGTTATTGAGTGTTTGATTAAAGCCGGGGCTTTTGATGGTTTCGGTGGTCACCGTGCCCAGTTGATGGGTGGTTATCAAAAATATCTTGATCGAGCCCAGGGCTTGCAAAAAGATCGCGAACTTGGTCAGTCTTCGTTGTTTGATCTAGGTCCTTCAACTGAAACTGTGGTGAAACTTGAAGAATGCAAACCTTGGACTCGTACAGCATCTTTAGCCTACGAAAAAGAAGTCATTGGTTTTTACTTAAGTGATCACCCGTTAAAAGGTTTTGATACGCTTTCAGAGCTTTGGGCGACTTGTAAGGTCATTGATTTGCCAGCGCAAATGCCAGCTCCAGGTTCACCAGAAGCGGAAGCTTTAAAAGCCGCTAAAAAAGATTGGAAAAACCGCGATGCTGGTAAAAAGCGCGTGGTTGTCGCGGGCCTTATCACGGAAATGCGTGAGTTGATCACTAAAAAAGGCAGCCGCATGGCCTTTGCTAAGATTGAAGATTTAACGGGAGCTTGCGAGCTTGTTATTTTCCCTGACGCCTATGCGCGTTTTGAAATGCAGCTCCGCGATGAAAGGCCTGCTCTTATTGGTGGGGGTCTTGAGG
This is a stretch of genomic DNA from Bdellovibrio reynosensis. It encodes these proteins:
- the dnaE gene encoding DNA polymerase III subunit alpha, producing the protein MSFVHLHVHSEYSLLEAACRVKAIAKKAAAAGMPAVALTDNGNMFGAAEFYFACKDNNVKPILGLDAYLAPGSRHEKKQDRDQVNMGPRRLVFLAQNIEGYRNLSKLSTLGYQEGFYWKPRIDYEVIKEYNQNLICLTGGLRGEVAEAFLREGADAALAKIRQLKEIFDDRLYLEMCRTGLPQWDQINPFLMEASKITGVPIVASNDIHYMTQDDQLTQEVLICIGTNKTLSDESRFRLGSDEFYFKTAEQMRELFADVPEAISNTLQVAERCDVKFKIKDDKGKPIYHLPTFPTENGATLAEEIAKKSKAGLEQRFLEAAARGETIPEDKKPEYFKRLDYELSIIDRMGFNGYFLIVQDFINWAKMNDIPVGPGRGSGAGSLVAYSLRITDLDPLPNFLLFERFLNPERISMPDFDIDFCQFRRQEVIEYVTKKYGQESVSQIITYGKLQTRAAIKDVGRVLGMTFPEVNAVTSLIPDKLGINLKDSLEAEPRLRELMEMNPTVGTMMDLAQRVEGMVRNAGIHAAGVIIADGQLVRHAPLYQGAEGEQVVQYDMKHAEKIGLIKFDFLGLKTLTHINHALKLIEKNRGKVIKAHEIPMTDAATFEMMSRGDTAGVFQFEGEGITDATRKIRPSSFADITAITSLYRPGPMANIPDFTDRKHGKAPVEYLLDDTKEVLSETYGIMVYQEQVMGIASKIAGYSLGEADMLRRAMGKKIKEEMDQHRERFMKGAVERGHNKEKSSDLFDLMYKFADYGFNKSHAAAYSVVTLQTAWIKCHYPVEFFAALLSTELSDTDKIVKYSKDAAKRGLVVKPPHVNFSDYLFEAHGDEIYFGLGGIKGVGENAVQAIIEARNSLPDKKFNSLDEFFNTVDLRRVNKKVIECLIKAGAFDGFGGHRAQLMGGYQKYLDRAQGLQKDRELGQSSLFDLGPSTETVVKLEECKPWTRTASLAYEKEVIGFYLSDHPLKGFDTLSELWATCKVIDLPAQMPAPGSPEAEALKAAKKDWKNRDAGKKRVVVAGLITEMRELITKKGSRMAFAKIEDLTGACELVIFPDAYARFEMQLRDERPALIGGGLEVEEGSAKIMVDTVSPLEDILKKTKRMVLRLDKIAPEDYPRLHSLMKDHPGTTSVSLEIEMPEVSRRILMELEDATGVSINNDFFEGIHSAFGRTDFIELRS